One part of the Parasphingorhabdus sp. SCSIO 66989 genome encodes these proteins:
- the ccoN gene encoding cytochrome-c oxidase, cbb3-type subunit I produces METLVLKSGGWFLLALLALAAAVFAVDTGFAVHMVIVAIACLLVLWFTMSGADYSAISRGILRAPADQGVYDDDVIRWGVIATIFWGMAGFIVGLYIALQLAFPVLNLNLEYTTFGRLRPLHTSAVIFAFGGNALLATSFYIVQRTCRARLAFPGLAKFVFWGYQLFIVLAATGYLLGITQSKEYAEPEWYVDLWLAVVWISYGVVFIGTIAKRSEPHIYVANWFFLSFILTVAMLHVVNALTIPVSLLGSKSYSAFAGVQDALTQWWYGHNAVGFFLTAGFLAMMYYFVPKQAERPVYSYRLSIIHFWSLIFLYIWAGPHHLHYTALPDWAQTLGMVFSIMLWMPSWGGMINGLMTLNGAWDKIRTDPIIRMMVLALAFYGMSTFEGPMLSIKAVNSLSHYTDWTIGHVHSGALGWNGMITFAAIYYLVPRLWGVPRLYSLRMVNWHFWLATIGIVLYAASMWVAGIMQGLLWREYGSDGYLVYSFSEVIDAMLPMYLIRAAGGLMYLAGAGVLVYNVWRTILGHQREEKSMTETPHDIEADRPVVPQAVPAE; encoded by the coding sequence ATGGAAACTCTGGTATTGAAATCGGGCGGCTGGTTCCTGCTGGCACTGCTTGCTCTGGCGGCGGCGGTATTTGCGGTGGATACCGGTTTTGCGGTGCATATGGTGATCGTGGCTATCGCCTGTCTGCTGGTGCTGTGGTTCACCATGAGCGGTGCCGATTATTCCGCGATATCGCGCGGCATATTGCGCGCGCCGGCGGATCAGGGCGTCTATGATGACGATGTCATCCGCTGGGGCGTTATCGCGACCATATTCTGGGGCATGGCGGGCTTTATTGTTGGCCTCTATATCGCATTGCAACTCGCCTTTCCGGTGCTCAATCTCAATCTCGAATATACCACTTTCGGGCGACTAAGGCCGCTGCATACCTCGGCGGTTATCTTCGCCTTTGGCGGCAATGCCCTGCTTGCCACCAGCTTCTATATTGTCCAGCGCACCTGCCGCGCGCGGCTTGCCTTCCCCGGCCTCGCGAAGTTCGTATTCTGGGGCTATCAGCTGTTTATCGTTCTGGCTGCGACCGGCTATTTGCTCGGCATCACCCAGTCGAAAGAATATGCCGAGCCGGAATGGTATGTTGACCTGTGGCTGGCGGTGGTTTGGATCAGCTATGGCGTTGTATTTATCGGCACCATCGCCAAGCGCTCCGAGCCGCATATCTATGTCGCCAACTGGTTCTTCTTAAGCTTCATCCTGACCGTCGCCATGCTGCATGTGGTTAATGCACTGACCATTCCGGTGTCGCTGCTCGGTTCCAAAAGCTACAGCGCCTTTGCCGGGGTGCAGGATGCGCTGACCCAATGGTGGTATGGCCATAATGCGGTCGGCTTCTTCCTCACCGCCGGCTTCCTGGCGATGATGTATTATTTCGTGCCGAAACAGGCCGAGCGACCGGTGTACAGCTATCGCCTGTCGATCATTCACTTCTGGTCGCTGATCTTCCTCTATATATGGGCTGGTCCACACCACCTGCATTATACCGCGCTGCCCGATTGGGCGCAGACGCTGGGCATGGTGTTCTCGATCATGCTGTGGATGCCCAGCTGGGGCGGGATGATCAACGGCCTGATGACGCTCAACGGCGCATGGGACAAGATCCGCACCGATCCGATCATCCGCATGATGGTGCTGGCGCTCGCTTTCTACGGCATGAGCACCTTTGAAGGGCCAATGCTGTCAATCAAGGCGGTGAACTCGCTGTCACACTATACCGACTGGACCATCGGCCACGTGCACTCCGGCGCTTTGGGCTGGAACGGCATGATCACCTTCGCCGCGATCTACTATCTGGTGCCGCGTCTCTGGGGTGTGCCACGGCTTTATTCGCTGCGCATGGTCAACTGGCACTTCTGGCTCGCGACTATCGGCATCGTGCTCTACGCCGCTTCCATGTGGGTCGCCGGCATTATGCAGGGCCTGTTGTGGCGCGAATATGGCTCGGATGGCTATCTCGTCTATTCCTTCAGCGAAGTCATTGACGCGATGCTGCCCATGTATCTCATTCGCGCTGCGGGCGGGCTGATGTATCTCGCCGGTGCCGGGGTGCTGGTCTATAATGTCTGGCGCACCATTCTCGGCCATCAACGCGAAGAAAAATCCATGACCGAAACGCCGCATGACATTGAGGCCGACCGTCCGGTCGTGCCCCAAGCGGTACCGGCGGAATAA
- a CDS encoding Crp/Fnr family transcriptional regulator, translated as MNYHHTNCDDCVVRNTAICSALSSDELAVLNSKGRMHRLSAGQTLVWEGDESLLVANVVEGVMKLSTSMGDGREQIVGIVYPSDFIGRPFGGRSLHSVTALTDAHLCAFSRRDFDGFAREHPDLEHKLLDRTLTELDRARHWMLLLGRKTAPEKIATFLLEMADRLSASTPAAGTTPGLFELPFGRQQIADILGMTIETVSRQLSRLKKEGIIALPDRRHIQIVDRDRLAEQAEIDGP; from the coding sequence ATGAATTATCATCACACAAATTGTGACGATTGCGTTGTCCGTAACACGGCGATTTGCAGCGCGCTCTCCAGCGATGAACTGGCGGTGCTCAACAGCAAGGGGCGTATGCATCGTTTGTCAGCCGGACAGACTTTGGTGTGGGAAGGCGATGAATCACTTCTGGTGGCCAATGTCGTCGAAGGCGTGATGAAGCTCTCCACTTCCATGGGCGATGGCCGCGAACAGATTGTCGGTATCGTCTATCCCTCCGACTTTATCGGCCGTCCTTTTGGCGGGCGCAGCCTGCATTCAGTCACCGCGTTGACCGATGCGCATCTCTGCGCCTTTTCGCGTCGCGATTTTGATGGCTTTGCGCGCGAGCATCCCGATCTGGAACACAAACTGCTCGACCGCACGCTGACCGAACTGGATCGGGCGCGGCACTGGATGCTGCTGCTCGGTCGCAAGACAGCGCCGGAGAAGATCGCAACCTTCCTGTTGGAAATGGCGGATCGCCTCTCGGCTTCTACTCCGGCCGCAGGAACCACGCCGGGACTATTTGAGCTGCCTTTTGGTCGGCAGCAGATCGCCGATATTCTCGGCATGACTATCGAGACCGTCAGCCGCCAGCTCAGCCGATTGAAAAAAGAAGGCATTATTGCCCTGCCGGACCGGCGTCATATCCAGATCGTTGATCGTGACCGGCTCGCCGAGCAGGCGGAAATAGACGGCCCTTAA
- a CDS encoding DUF4136 domain-containing protein: MKPALIAAFAAVSLSLSGCATTANITTDSDPAQDFSAYRTFGWAGENPFSPLGDYPVSPLAQQQIANGIKSTLEARGYSFVADSSKADFAVSYSVGARDKTRVSEVPVADPYYRYYGTRASWRWGRGYFPAYYPSMATETVVNNYTEGTLSIDIFDVSRRAPVWHGVGTKRITTGDSEGNAQAVQQGVRDILAEFPPR, encoded by the coding sequence ATGAAACCCGCTCTGATCGCCGCATTTGCAGCCGTATCTCTCAGCCTTTCAGGCTGTGCCACCACCGCCAATATCACCACTGACAGCGATCCGGCGCAGGATTTCTCCGCTTATCGCACCTTTGGCTGGGCCGGGGAAAACCCGTTTTCGCCGCTGGGTGATTATCCGGTATCGCCCTTGGCGCAGCAGCAGATTGCCAATGGCATCAAAAGCACATTGGAAGCGCGCGGCTATAGCTTTGTCGCCGACTCATCCAAGGCGGACTTTGCCGTATCCTATTCCGTCGGCGCACGCGACAAGACGCGGGTGAGCGAAGTGCCGGTGGCCGATCCCTATTATCGCTATTACGGCACCCGGGCGAGCTGGCGCTGGGGCCGTGGCTATTTCCCGGCCTATTATCCCAGCATGGCCACCGAAACCGTGGTCAACAACTATACTGAAGGTACGCTTTCCATCGATATTTTTGATGTAAGTCGGCGCGCACCTGTCTGGCATGGCGTTGGCACCAAGCGCATTACCACCGGCGATAGCGAAGGCAATGCCCAGGCGGTGCAGCAGGGCGTGCGCGATATATTGGCCGAATTCCCGCCGCGATAG
- a CDS encoding TolC family protein produces MIRLGSLAAIAATALLLSGCATIKPATDRETVEKAAASLPELPQAWTSARERVGDVKVGWIEAYNDPVLTKLVEEAQLNNRNLRAAAANVERSWALARQAGSPLLPSVDASGTVQNIERLESQNLGGLPIDIGSIPGFERYNVAVQASWEVDVWGRIRAGQQSAVESARSVEADYVFAQYSIASAVAQAYFLALEADQQIVVAQGIVDALTEISRVVNARYRYGMASAFDVSLAESDLATAQESLERAKNSRLIAVRSLEALLGRYPAAAIQTSGSFPALPAPPGAGVPSELLERRPDIIAAERQIAAAINSRKVAQAAKLPRFSLTTALNGASNDLEDVLDPANMLWTLAGNILAPIFDGGARDAAVDLADADTQAAVALYADTAINAFSEVEQALDLGVALRKQRAALERANQETDNAYRLSVLRYKEGEIDLIDVLSVQQRVFAAQSNLISIRRAQLNQYLDISLALGGDWRQPQPATQAP; encoded by the coding sequence ATGATCCGGCTCGGTTCCTTGGCAGCGATAGCGGCAACGGCATTGCTGCTGTCTGGCTGTGCCACCATCAAACCGGCGACCGACCGCGAGACCGTGGAAAAAGCTGCGGCGAGCCTACCTGAATTGCCACAGGCATGGACGTCTGCGCGCGAGCGTGTGGGGGATGTCAAAGTTGGCTGGATCGAGGCCTATAATGACCCTGTTTTAACCAAATTGGTTGAAGAAGCGCAGCTAAATAACCGCAATCTGCGCGCCGCCGCGGCCAATGTCGAGCGCAGCTGGGCCTTGGCGCGGCAGGCAGGGTCGCCTTTATTGCCTAGCGTTGATGCCAGCGGCACGGTGCAAAATATCGAGCGGCTGGAAAGTCAGAACCTCGGCGGATTGCCTATCGACATAGGCAGTATCCCGGGATTTGAACGCTATAACGTGGCGGTGCAGGCCAGTTGGGAAGTCGATGTCTGGGGCCGTATCCGCGCCGGACAGCAATCTGCCGTCGAAAGCGCACGCAGCGTTGAGGCGGATTATGTCTTTGCCCAATATTCCATCGCCTCGGCTGTCGCCCAAGCCTATTTTCTGGCGCTGGAGGCCGACCAGCAGATTGTCGTGGCGCAGGGCATTGTCGATGCGCTGACCGAGATTTCGCGGGTGGTGAATGCCCGCTATCGCTATGGCATGGCTTCGGCCTTTGACGTGTCGCTGGCCGAATCCGATCTGGCGACGGCGCAGGAGTCGCTGGAGCGCGCGAAGAACAGCCGGTTGATCGCGGTGCGTTCGCTGGAGGCGCTGCTTGGGCGCTATCCTGCCGCAGCGATACAGACTTCGGGTAGTTTCCCGGCATTGCCAGCGCCTCCGGGCGCGGGTGTTCCGTCCGAGCTTCTCGAACGTCGCCCCGATATTATCGCTGCCGAACGCCAGATTGCCGCTGCGATCAACAGCCGCAAGGTGGCGCAGGCGGCCAAGCTGCCGCGTTTCTCGCTGACCACGGCGCTTAATGGTGCGTCCAATGATCTCGAAGATGTGCTCGACCCGGCCAATATGTTGTGGACGCTGGCGGGCAATATTCTGGCGCCGATTTTCGATGGCGGCGCGCGCGACGCTGCTGTCGATCTGGCTGATGCCGATACGCAAGCCGCAGTAGCGCTCTATGCCGATACCGCGATCAACGCCTTTAGCGAGGTCGAGCAAGCGCTCGATCTCGGCGTTGCGCTGCGTAAACAGCGCGCGGCGCTCGAACGCGCCAATCAGGAAACGGACAATGCCTATCGCCTGTCAGTACTGCGCTACAAGGAAGGCGAGATTGATCTTATCGACGTCTTGTCGGTGCAACAACGTGTGTTCGCTGCGCAGAGCAACCTGATTTCCATCCGCCGCGCCCAGCTTAACCAATATCTCGATATCAGCCTGGCACTTGGCGGCGATTGGCGTCAGCCGCAACCAGCCACACAAGCGCCATAA
- the ccoO gene encoding cytochrome-c oxidase, cbb3-type subunit II, whose amino-acid sequence MDALAKNHKKLERNVSLLAVFAFVAVIIGGIVEIAPLFWIDNTIEEVEGVRPYSPLELAGRNIYIREGCYTCHSQMVRPFRDEVERYGHYSLAAESMYDHPFQWGSKRTGPDLARVGNRYSDEWHRAHLINPRDVVPTSIMPPYAFLADRELKAGDMRGDLKALSLVGVPYDEAAIEAANDDLLAQADPNASTGDLLERYPKAQVRDFDGNPNKLTEMDALIAYLQMLGTLVDFDSAEALEEPR is encoded by the coding sequence ATGGATGCACTTGCAAAAAACCACAAAAAGCTTGAGCGCAATGTCAGCCTGTTGGCGGTATTTGCCTTTGTCGCGGTGATTATCGGCGGCATTGTCGAGATCGCGCCGCTATTCTGGATCGACAACACCATCGAGGAAGTAGAAGGTGTGCGCCCCTATTCGCCGCTCGAACTGGCCGGGCGCAACATCTATATCCGTGAAGGTTGCTATACCTGTCACAGCCAGATGGTGCGCCCGTTCCGCGATGAGGTGGAGCGCTATGGCCATTATTCGCTGGCGGCCGAGAGCATGTATGACCATCCGTTCCAATGGGGGTCAAAACGCACCGGGCCTGATCTGGCGCGTGTTGGCAATCGCTATTCGGATGAATGGCACCGCGCGCATCTGATCAATCCGCGCGATGTGGTGCCAACATCGATCATGCCGCCTTATGCATTCCTCGCTGATCGTGAGCTGAAAGCGGGCGATATGCGCGGTGACCTGAAGGCGCTGTCGCTGGTCGGCGTGCCTTATGATGAAGCGGCTATCGAAGCCGCTAATGATGACCTGCTGGCCCAGGCTGATCCCAATGCCAGCACTGGCGATCTGCTCGAGCGCTACCCCAAGGCGCAGGTGCGCGATTTTGACGGCAACCCAAACAAGCTGACCGAGATGGATGCGCTGATCGCCTATCTGCAAATGCTCGGCACGCTGGTCGATTTTGACTCGGCCGAGGCTCTGGAGGAACCGCGATGA
- a CDS encoding cbb3-type cytochrome c oxidase subunit 3, producing the protein MSYEALRQFADSWGLLFMTLLWIGFALWLFRPGGAQRSEEAANMIFAEEEPQNREKDNG; encoded by the coding sequence ATGAGCTACGAAGCCTTGCGTCAATTTGCCGATAGCTGGGGTCTGTTGTTCATGACCCTGCTGTGGATCGGCTTTGCCCTGTGGCTGTTCCGCCCCGGGGGAGCCCAGCGCAGCGAGGAAGCCGCCAATATGATTTTCGCCGAAGAAGAACCCCAAAACAGGGAAAAAGACAATGGCTGA